The genome window GCCGAATTGCTGGCGAAAGACTATAAGAATGCCAAACCGGGTGTGCAGGATTTGCCGTGGGGTCGCATGATGGATATTGCCGATCCTTTTGGCAATCACCTGCGCTTCTGCCAGCAGACGCCGGATTAAACACTATATTTAGTCGGCAATGTCGCAGCTTGCAGGTGTCAAGTCCCTGATGTACTGCAGGTACTGCGCCGCATTGGCATCCAGCTCTTCTTCAGAAATGCCGCTCTCTATGCCGTAACAGGCAAACGCAGGCAGGTATTCTGCACTGATGTATTCAATCGTTACACGCAAGGGGCGCAGCAATTCTTCCAGCGTGTAGTGATAACGTCCGCTCTTCCTGTAATCGACTTCCTTGATGCCGGCCGAGACCGCGGCACCTATGCGCTTGCCTGCCAGTTTTTCCGTGCCGCGACCATAGGCAAAGCCATGCGTTAACACTTCATCCTGCCATTGCTTCAAGAGCGGCGGCGTACTAAACCAGTAGAGCGGGAATTGCAGGATGATGGTGTCATGTTCAAGCAGCAGCTTTTGTTCAGCTGCCACATCTATTTTTCCATCCGGATATTGCTCATGCAGTTGATGGATGGTGACCAGCTCTGGATTCTTTTGCAGTTCCTGCAGCCATCTTTTGTTGATGATGGACTTGTGGATGTCGGGGTGCGTCACAATAACGAGGGTCTTGCTGCTTTTCATGATGTGCCAAGGAAGTGAGTGATGACGTATGCTAGCAATGCATTAACTGCCTGAAAAGTAGGCACTTTTTTGTTCCTGATTACAAATAGGTGAGTTATGAAGGTCACAGGATTCAAGTTCCCGATTGATGCGACGCTGTATCTGATTGGCGGCAAATGGAAGTGCACGATACTGTGTCATTTGCTTGAGCAGACGCAGCGGCCGGGCGAATTGCGTCGCCTGATGCCGGGCATTTCACAGAAAGTATTGACCGAGCAATTGCGCGAACTGGAAAGCGATGGTGTGATCGAGCGCGTGGTTTATCCGGAAGTTCCGCCACGGGTTGAATACAAGCCGACTGAATTCGGCTTGTCTTTAGGTGAAATTATTAATGCGATGTGTGATTGGGGGCTGGTTCACTTCGAGCGAATTACAGATGCGCGCCTGCGTCGTGAGGGGAGCTCTTAGCAGCGGGGCTATAACGACGCATTTTTTTGACGGCGCAAGCATATCGACCAGCATTTCCAACGAGGTACTTACTTCTGGCCGGGCGGTACGCCTATATGTCGCAATGCCACGGCAGAGAGCAAGGTAAGTACAGTGACGTTTAAAACGTTGAAGAGAGCTGCCCCCTGGAGCCCTGCTATAAACGCCGCTTGCGCCTGTTCCATCAAGCCTGTCGGCAGTTCGGATGCAAGGGAAGTTGCGGCCCATAAGCTATCGCTGATGGCTGTACGCGTGGCTGTCGCCAGATCGTCCGGTAAGCGATCCAGTATGGCGCGATGATAGACTGCACTGGCAATGCTGCCGAGCAAAGCAATACCCAGCGAGACTCCCAGATCCTGCACCATCTCGGTCATCGCAGAAGCCGCTCCCGCTTTCTCGGGTGGCGCAGATCCGACGACCATATCGGTTCCCAAGGCTGCGATGGTACCGTTGCCAAGGTAGGCCAGCGCCAGGGCGGCAACCGCCAGCGTCACGCCGTTGCTGCTGTGATTCAATTGCGTCAGCATCAGATAGCCCAACACCGACAGGGCCAGCGAACCGGTGATGACAAAGCCGGGTCGTATCGCGCGCGCAAGGAGTGGCGCGCTGGTAGCGCCAATTATCATGGCCAGTGCCGCCAAGCCCATCCATAAACCTGCGACCGCAGGCGAATAGCCGAGTACCAATTGCAGATACTGGGCAACCAGCAACATCGTACCGCCCACTGAAACCAGGCTAAACAACAGCACAAGCAAAGCGACACAAAAGGCCTTGTTGGCAAACAGGCTCAAATCGAGCAGGGGATCAGCCAAACGTCGCTGACGCTGAACGAACAGCCATGCAAATACAAGGCCGGTCAAAATAGCGATAACGGTATCGAGCGTGATGCTGGATTTCGCAAGCTGTTTGATGCCATAGACGAAGGGCAGCATGGCAGCAAGGGATAAGGCAACGCTGAGCAGGTCCAGTCGTTCATTGCCGGGCGCGCGATACTCGGGCAAGAGAAATGGAGCCAGTATCAGCAACAGGATCACGACAGGTACCGCAATGAGGAAGGCTGCGCCCCACCAGAACCACTCCAGCAACATACCGCCAACGACCGGCCCTAACGCATATCCAATGCCCCACATCGCTGCCCAGATGCCGATACCAAGCGCGCGCTGGGCCGGAGCGGTGAATAGATTACTAATTAACGCCAGCGTTGATGGCATCAAGGTGGCACCTGCCACGCCAAGCGCTGCTCGTGCTGCGATCAACATATTGGGGCTGGTCGAAAAAGCAGCGACCGCCGACGCTGCGGCAAAAGCGGTCGCGCCGATCAATAGCAATTTGCGCCGACCGATACGGTCGCCCAATGTCCCCATCGTGATGAGAAAACCTGCAATCAGGAAGCCATAGGCATCCATGATCCAGAGCGCCTGGGTACTGGTCGGTTGCAGGTCGACGGCCAATGCCGGCAAGGTCAGGTGCAGGAGTGTCAGATCCAGTCCCAGCATCACCGTGGGCAGGGATAGCAATGCAAGGCCTGCCCAGGCGCGTGCGCCGGCGCGCTGTTTTGAGGGCGCGCCAGGCAGGGTAATGGGGACAGCTTCGTGATGATGTGTCATGGATGTGGACCTTGTGATATTTGGATTGCGAAAGCCACATCTTCCGGGCAATATCATCACATGACAATTTAAGCATTTATCCTATTACCAATGGCAATAGCAATCCGTGAACGCGGCCTCAGTCGTACGCGAAATGAGTTATCCGAGTTTCTGACTCGCCACCGCAAGAAGCTGACGCCGGGCGATGTCGGTTTGCCGGCAACTGAACGACGCCGCACACCGGGGCTGCGCAGGGAAGAGGTGGCCGCGTTGGCCGGCGTGGGTCTGACTTGGTACACCTGGTTCGAGCAAGGCCGGGAAGTTAAAGTGTCAGAGAAGTTCCTGTTGAGCGTGGCCCATGCCCTCAAGCTTGATGATGCGGAATGCTGCCATCTCTTTCTTTTGGCGCACCGACGGCCACCACCGCTCGAAGCGCATCAATGGATGTCGGTGACAGCCGGCATCCAGAAATTGCTTGATGATCTCCCCAGGCCCGCCTACGTGCAGAACCTGCGCTGGGATGTGGTGGCATGGAATGCGGCGGCTGACGCGTTGTTTGAACTGGAAGGCAAGCAGCGCGAAGATCGCAACATACTACGCATGACATTCGCCAACCCCGAGATGCGACGGCGGCTACCTGGCTGGGATGACGATGCGCGCCGCTTGCTGACGCAGTTTCGCTACGACGTTGCGATCGCACCGGAAGATCCGGTAATGCTGGCCTTGATTGAGGATATGAAAATGCTCTCGCCACACTTCAGGCGTGAGTGGGAAACGCCGGGTAACGAAGTCGCGCAACGGGGTATCCGCTCAGTCGTGGATGCGGGCGGTCAGCAGCGAAATTTTGAACATGAAATTTTGATAGTGGACGAACATCGGCATTTGAAAATGGTGGTGTATTTCATCCAGTAAGAAAATTTCCGGCTCAGGTGTTTATAACCAGTATTCCAGGCGTCGTGCCAGCCATTCTTTCATGCGATTGGAGAAGGGGCGTTGCGCCCATTCTTCCGGCTTGATTTCAATCGAGTTTTTCAAGTCTTCATTGAAAGTACTTTCCATCACATCACCGAAGGCTTTATCCAGCGCGATCAGGTTGACTTCACGATTGTGCAGGAAGCTGCGCATATCGAGGTTGGTCGAGCCGACGGTCGACCAGTAGCCGTCGATGACAGCCGTCTTCGCATGCAGCACCGACGCCTGCAATTCAAAGACGCGCACACCGGCCGCCAGCAACTCGCTGTAATAAGAACGACCGGCATGCATGATGAGGCCGACGTCGGACATGCCAGGGAAGACCATCTTCACATCGACGCCACGCCGGGCGGCATCGGTCAAGGCTTTGACCAGTTGCACATCGGGGACGAAGTAGGCATTGGTAACGTGGATGGAAACCTTGGCTTCCTGCATGGCCAGCACATAGGCTTTGTACACTTCGTAGTTGCCGCCGGGTTCGCTGCCGATCACGCGTACCACCTTGTCGCCCATGCGCGTGAGGGGCGGGAAGTAATTGCGTGTCGCCAGGCTGTCGGTTT of Janthinobacterium sp. Marseille contains these proteins:
- a CDS encoding MFS transporter, whose protein sequence is MTHHHEAVPITLPGAPSKQRAGARAWAGLALLSLPTVMLGLDLTLLHLTLPALAVDLQPTSTQALWIMDAYGFLIAGFLITMGTLGDRIGRRKLLLIGATAFAAASAVAAFSTSPNMLIAARAALGVAGATLMPSTLALISNLFTAPAQRALGIGIWAAMWGIGYALGPVVGGMLLEWFWWGAAFLIAVPVVILLLILAPFLLPEYRAPGNERLDLLSVALSLAAMLPFVYGIKQLAKSSITLDTVIAILTGLVFAWLFVQRQRRLADPLLDLSLFANKAFCVALLVLLFSLVSVGGTMLLVAQYLQLVLGYSPAVAGLWMGLAALAMIIGATSAPLLARAIRPGFVITGSLALSVLGYLMLTQLNHSSNGVTLAVAALALAYLGNGTIAALGTDMVVGSAPPEKAGAASAMTEMVQDLGVSLGIALLGSIASAVYHRAILDRLPDDLATATRTAISDSLWAATSLASELPTGLMEQAQAAFIAGLQGAALFNVLNVTVLTLLSAVALRHIGVPPGQK
- a CDS encoding helix-turn-helix domain-containing protein codes for the protein MKVTGFKFPIDATLYLIGGKWKCTILCHLLEQTQRPGELRRLMPGISQKVLTEQLRELESDGVIERVVYPEVPPRVEYKPTEFGLSLGEIINAMCDWGLVHFERITDARLRREGSS
- a CDS encoding helix-turn-helix transcriptional regulator, encoding MAIAIRERGLSRTRNELSEFLTRHRKKLTPGDVGLPATERRRTPGLRREEVAALAGVGLTWYTWFEQGREVKVSEKFLLSVAHALKLDDAECCHLFLLAHRRPPPLEAHQWMSVTAGIQKLLDDLPRPAYVQNLRWDVVAWNAAADALFELEGKQREDRNILRMTFANPEMRRRLPGWDDDARRLLTQFRYDVAIAPEDPVMLALIEDMKMLSPHFRREWETPGNEVAQRGIRSVVDAGGQQRNFEHEILIVDEHRHLKMVVYFIQ
- a CDS encoding NAD(P)H-dependent oxidoreductase, with the protein product MKSSKTLVIVTHPDIHKSIINKRWLQELQKNPELVTIHQLHEQYPDGKIDVAAEQKLLLEHDTIILQFPLYWFSTPPLLKQWQDEVLTHGFAYGRGTEKLAGKRIGAAVSAGIKEVDYRKSGRYHYTLEELLRPLRVTIEYISAEYLPAFACYGIESGISEEELDANAAQYLQYIRDLTPASCDIAD